The nucleotide window CGACCGCGGCGGCACGATGGCGGCGCTGGTCGGCAGCTACGTGCTGCTGAGCGACGGCGACCGCGCCCGCGTCGTCGGCTATCTGATCAACAAATTCCGCGGCGATTTTTCGCTGTTCGAGCCGGGCTGCCGCACCATCACCGAGCAGACCGGCTGGCCGTTTCTCGGCGTGCTGCGGTGGTTTCCCGGCGCCGACCGGCTGCCGGCAGAAGACTCGCTGGCGCTGGAGCGCGCCGCAGCGGCGAGCCGAGGCCGGCTCAAGATCGCGGTGCCGCGGCTGCAGCGCGTTGCCAATTTCGACGACCTCGATCCGTTGGTGGCCGAGCCCGACATCGACCTGCAGTGGATCCAGCCGGGCTCGCCGATTCCGGCCGATGTCGACGTCGTGGTGCTGCCGGGTTCGAAAGCGACCCGCACCGAGCTCGATCTGATCCGGCGCGAGGGCTGGGACATCGACATTCACGCCCACGTCCGCCGCGGCGGCCGCGTCGTCGGCCTGTGTGCGGGCTTCCAGATGCTTGGCCGCGTGGTGCGCGATCCCCAAGGCATCGAAGGGCCGGCCGGCGAAACCGCCGGGCTCGGGCTGCTGGACATCGAAACCGAAATCTCCGGCGACAAGCGCCTGATCGAGATCGATGCAGTCGACCGGATCAGCGGATGCCGTGTCGTCGGCTACGAGATGCATATGGGCCGCACCACCGGGCCAGGTTTGGCGCGGCCATGGCTGAAGCTCGCGGAAGGCGGCGCCGAGCGGGCTGAAGGCGCCGTTTCGGTGGACGGCCGCGTCAGCGGCGGCTATCTGCACGGCATCTTCGGCGGCGATGCGTTCCGCTC belongs to Rhodopseudomonas palustris and includes:
- a CDS encoding cobyric acid synthase gives rise to the protein MTDAHVEELISRIQFTPRTTTGPRRARSLMIQGTSSDVGKSMVVAGLCRAFTRRGLVVRPFKAQNMSNNAAVASDSDLPAGADGEQIRGEIGRAQALQARACRVAPSIHMNPVLLKPQSEVGAQVVLRGRVLGNCPARIYHHMRQRLIPAVVDSFERLTAEADLVLVEGAGSGAEVYLRASDITNMRFAEAADLPVVFLSDIDRGGTMAALVGSYVLLSDGDRARVVGYLINKFRGDFSLFEPGCRTITEQTGWPFLGVLRWFPGADRLPAEDSLALERAAAASRGRLKIAVPRLQRVANFDDLDPLVAEPDIDLQWIQPGSPIPADVDVVVLPGSKATRTELDLIRREGWDIDIHAHVRRGGRVVGLCAGFQMLGRVVRDPQGIEGPAGETAGLGLLDIETEISGDKRLIEIDAVDRISGCRVVGYEMHMGRTTGPGLARPWLKLAEGGAERAEGAVSVDGRVSGGYLHGIFGGDAFRSAWLAQLGAASSGLDFERRVEETLDALADHCESNLDLDALLALAR